The DNA sequence AAAGAGCCAACAGCCTGATTTTTTAAGGGTTTACCAGCGGCGGTTGATCATTAACCCATAATTTCCATTACTAACGGTGGGGGTAATAGTAAAACCTTCATAGGATTGAGTAAAAAGCCAGCTACTTAATGAACCTATAGCAGCCCCTGCGATAACATCTTCCATATAATGGTTATCAGATTCCACTCGACTATAACCGACATAAGTTGCAGCGATATAAGCCGGGATAGCATATTTCCAACCATACCTTTGCTGGATAAAAGTCGCACTTTGAAATGAGAGAGAAGTATGACCCGATGGAAATGATTTATTATCTTCACCGTTAGGACGTTTTTTATCGACCAGCTCTTTTAGACCAAAAGTAACTGCGGCATTAGTTGCAAAAGAGTAATAAAATTGTTCACGCCCCTCGCTATCATCCATATAAAAAGTGCTGCCATAACCGATGGCTGGCAACAGAGCTGTGATAATATCACCTGAAGTTTCTGTTGTACCTGCCGCTTGGGACAAGGGTGAAAAGAGAAGTAAACATAACAGCGTTTTTTTATTGTTAAAAACAGACATAATGCCTCTATTTAATAGTTAAATGAGATTAATGGTTAAAATAGGCACAAGCCAGCAAACCCAGAGCAAAAATAATACGATAAATAGCAAAGGAATTAAAGGTAAATTGATTTAAAAATGCAATGAACCATTTCCTTACAAAACAGGCCGATACAAAGACGACAAAAAAGCCTGTTAATAGTGGCCAGTTAAATAAACACCTCAAACGCTTCAAGACTGTCTGTCTGTGCTAATTTCAAGCAGTTGCTAACCACCATTAAGTGCTCAGTTGATGAAACAGGCAAAACGCTGTAATGCCTTCAATCAAACCTAAATAATGCTTTGTAACATATTGATCCTTTGTTTAGCCTATAAAAAGGTAACTATTCAGCCCCAAAAAAGAACTAACACGACAGGGGACTCTGAGTTTAAAGGTCACAGAGTTTAAAGGTCATATTCTATGTAAAACTGCTCTGTGCTGAATTACCTTTTTGCTGAATAGTTAAAAAATTATATAAAACGACTTAAAACGGCTAAGCAAGCCAATACCACCGACATTATACTTAACATCAACACCATCGCCGCCAACATGTCTTTAACCTTGCCAATGGCAGGATGCGATTGGGGGTGCAGGTGATCGATTAAAGTCTCAATAGCCGAATTTAATAACTCAGCAGCCAATACCAAACCGATACAAAGCAAAATTAAAGCCCACCACAGTGGCGTTAAGCCGATAATAGCAAAGACTGTTATTGTTAGCACAGCCATCACCACTTGGGTGCGAAAACTATGCTCTTGTTGCCAAGCCTGTTTAAAGCCAGCCAAGGCAAAACCTAAACGTTGTTTAAAGGGGCGGTTTTTGAAATCCTGTGCTGACATGTTATTGACCTTACTGTTTAATACTTATACCCATGATACTTCAAGATGCAAAGTCAGCAAGGAAAATTGTTCCGAGATGCTAGGCATAAAATTGAAGTATCGTTATTCTACATAGCGATTTTATAACAACGCAGATTGGTACAATTTTCCTTGCCCTATACGGGGCGCTAGCTCGAAAACCAGCGCTTCGTTGCACCAATCGGAAAGGGAATAACCATTTAAGATGTAAATGCTTGCATTTGCATCTACCACTAGAGGATTAACGCAGTTAATCGCTCGAAAGGTCATGTTGCGTCTTGCTCTGGTCTCCGAGCTTGCGCCTTACAAAGCATCTTGAAGTAACATGGGTATATATGAAACTCAGTTATTTAACATTTACCCAGAGTAAAATGGCACTGACTATTACTACCAATTATTCAATATACTGATCAGTTTTTGGCTCCATCACGGAACCAAATAGAGAGACCAGCAGAGCAATGTGATTAAGTTTATCGTCGTCCTAATCTCTGCAGTTTAGTCATCAGGAGTGATATATCGCTCTTCTGCAAGTGGAAATCAATCGTCGATACTTTGTTTGCCTAATAAGCGCTGCAAAGTCGACTTGTTTTTTGTTGGTACTGGCTTTATCCGTATTTTGTCAGGTTGTTCAATCGAGTAGTTGTGCAATCAAGCTTTGCATCTGCTGTTTGCGTTGTTCCATAGTAGGGTCATTTTCTAAATGTTAGATTTGTAATGATAAGGCCGTTAGCAAAAGACAAAGCATCTAAATTTTTCCACTTTTATTGTTAGCCTCAAATTGCTTAACTGCCGGCAACACCTATCGAAGCGCTTTTAATCAAATTTGAACGATCTTGCAGATAGATAATCATCCCTCATCCTGTCAAAATTTGGAGGATTTTTTATGGGAGTTTAAAAGCAATCATTTATTAAAAACCGAATTAACTTATTGAATATCAATAAAATGCAAATTAATGGGGTTTATATTTTATATAGACGGGCTGACAATGATAAATTCTACCGCCTCCTTTTATGTGCTCATGTCTTAAGTGTCCTGTTTCTCTTGGCTTTTACCTATTTAGTCGTTTACTATCTCATCTCTTATCTCAAGAGAAAGGAAATATCATGACTACTCGAGTCTATGTTTTAGCCCAATTTAAGGCAAAAGAAGGAAAAGAAGCGGAGCTTTTTAAAATCCTCCAGGCTCTCGAACCGGATGCTTATCGGGAGGAAGGCTGTATCCAATATACGCTGACTCGCCAAATAGAGCATCCTAGTGCAACAAAAAACGAGTACACTATTGTATTTAATGAAATCTGGAAAAATGCACAAGCATGGTCCGCTCATGGCCGTAGAAAGCAAATTCAGCACTTTTTTGCAACTCAAGTGCAAGCAGAGTCTGGTTTAGTTGAAGATGTTATAGTTAATGCATATACAGATGAAGGGCATAATTTCGATGCGCCTGTTTATGAATAAATTAATGCCTATTACACTGTGCATATCATAGGGTCGCCGGAGGTATATTGCCTCCAGCCTTTATAACCCTTCATGCGGTTTATTTTTTGTAAGAAATATTGACTGATCACTTATTTGCTGTGTTTGATGTTAATGATGACCAGCCCCTAGCAAAAACCGATTAAGTCTATTAATTTTATTTTTCATTGTAATCCCCCGATGTTGATCCGTCAGTGCGCTTATTTTTCCTTTATATAATTTCAAAAACTTAGATAATTCATAGCGTTATGGTAATTGAAATTTTTCTTTTTATAGTTAGCCTCAAGTTATTTAACTGCTTGGGGATTGTTTATACGATTTTAAAATAAATTGGTTATATTGCTAACCCTTAAGTGTCGAGGTTTTGGGTAAAGAATTTTATAACCATAGCTCGAGTAATCAGCTGAACTGCTGGTTGTAATGATAGCCTGCGGGTTTATTAGATTCGCTTGTGCGAAATTCCGTTTGGCGTCATCAAAACTCAGTTTACAGTGACTTAGGTTTTAGGACACAAGCCACAGGGAAAGAGGATAAGGTATATGGGGGCTAATAAATGACTGTCGATGTGTGCATGCCGTGAAAAAATTCGGCTTCACATCCGGCCGATGAAACAGATGTCATTAATATCTTGGTGGCCGATACTCGGCTTTCTATTGAAGAGTGAATATCTATTTCCGCGCGTGCGGCTGAATTGGTGGGCGTTTTGCGAACAGAAGCTGCGCCGACAATAATTGAAATATTTTTTGTGTACGGGCTAAATAACCAGTCCTTATGTGCCTGGCCGAAGCGCTGCTTGAGTGCCGGACAAGTAGAGTATTGATGCCCTGATTGAAGATAAAATTACCTGTGCAGATTGCCTTGATGAGTCCAAGTTCCCGGTGGTTAATGCTGCTAGCCTTAGGCTGTTTGTGACGGGCAAGCTTATCAAACCGGTTGAGAAAAGAGGGTGGCGCTGATAGGCTGCATTTAATGATCAAGCGGCAGTACGTGCCGCCTTCGATCAGGCAATGATGGGAATGAGACGCCAGTTTGTGCTGGGGCGTGATCTGCCAGAAGCGATTAAACACAGCAAAAGTATTAGTCCCGTGGTTATACCTATTTATAGGACATACTCGG is a window from the Psychromonas ingrahamii 37 genome containing:
- a CDS encoding phosphatase PAP2 family protein produces the protein MSVFNNKKTLLCLLLFSPLSQAAGTTETSGDIITALLPAIGYGSTFYMDDSEGREQFYYSFATNAAVTFGLKELVDKKRPNGEDNKSFPSGHTSLSFQSATFIQQRYGWKYAIPAYIAATYVGYSRVESDNHYMEDVIAGAAIGSLSSWLFTQSYEGFTITPTVSNGNYGLMINRRW
- a CDS encoding diacylglycerol kinase, which translates into the protein MSAQDFKNRPFKQRLGFALAGFKQAWQQEHSFRTQVVMAVLTITVFAIIGLTPLWWALILLCIGLVLAAELLNSAIETLIDHLHPQSHPAIGKVKDMLAAMVLMLSIMSVVLACLAVLSRFI
- a CDS encoding putative quinol monooxygenase gives rise to the protein MTTRVYVLAQFKAKEGKEAELFKILQALEPDAYREEGCIQYTLTRQIEHPSATKNEYTIVFNEIWKNAQAWSAHGRRKQIQHFFATQVQAESGLVEDVIVNAYTDEGHNFDAPVYE